The following are encoded in a window of Allosphingosinicella indica genomic DNA:
- the hutU gene encoding urocanate hydratase, which produces MQNRRDNSRHIAAPTGPEITARHWTTEAAMRMLMNNLDPAVAEAPEELVVYGGIGRAARDWASYDAIVDTLKRLEEDETLLVQSGKPVGVFRTHKDAPRVLLANSNLVPHWADWDHFNELDKKGLMMYGQMTAGSWIYIGSQGIVQGTYETFVEMGRQHYGGDLKGKWILTAGLGGMGGAQPLAAVMAGAHCIAIECQESRIEKRLETRYLDHRAKDIDEALAMISAADRPISIGILGNAAEILPEMVKRGIRPDAVTDQTSAHDPINGYLPIGWSVDQWIERRERDPKAVADAAAASMAVHVEAMLAFQKMGVPTFDYGNNIRQVAKDEGVANAFDFPGFVPAYVRPLFCRGVGPFRWAALSGDPEDIYKTDAKVKELIPDDPHLHRWLDMARQRIAFQGLPARICWVGLGQRHRLGLAFNEMVAKGELKAPVVIGRDHLDSGSVASPNRETEAMADGSDAVSDWPLLNALLNTASGATWVSLHHGGGVGMGYSQHSGMVIVADGTEDAARRLERVLWNDPGTGVMRHADAGYDIAIDCAKEQGLDLPMVGR; this is translated from the coding sequence CCCCGAAATCACCGCCCGCCACTGGACCACCGAGGCGGCGATGCGGATGCTGATGAACAATCTCGACCCCGCCGTCGCCGAAGCGCCCGAGGAGCTGGTCGTCTATGGCGGGATCGGCCGCGCGGCGCGCGACTGGGCGAGCTACGATGCGATCGTTGATACGCTGAAGCGGCTGGAGGAGGACGAGACCCTGCTCGTCCAGTCGGGAAAGCCGGTCGGCGTCTTCCGCACCCACAAGGACGCGCCGCGCGTGCTGCTGGCCAATTCGAACCTCGTCCCGCACTGGGCGGACTGGGACCATTTCAACGAATTGGATAAAAAAGGCCTGATGATGTACGGCCAGATGACGGCCGGCTCGTGGATCTACATCGGCAGCCAGGGCATCGTCCAAGGCACTTACGAGACCTTCGTCGAAATGGGCCGCCAGCATTATGGCGGCGATCTCAAGGGCAAGTGGATTTTGACCGCGGGTCTGGGCGGCATGGGCGGCGCGCAGCCGCTCGCCGCGGTGATGGCGGGCGCGCATTGCATCGCGATCGAATGCCAGGAAAGCCGCATCGAGAAGCGGTTGGAAACGCGCTACCTCGACCATCGCGCTAAGGACATCGACGAGGCGCTGGCGATGATCTCCGCTGCCGACCGGCCGATCTCGATCGGCATCCTCGGCAATGCCGCCGAGATTCTCCCCGAGATGGTGAAGCGCGGGATCCGCCCCGACGCGGTGACCGATCAGACCAGCGCGCACGATCCGATCAACGGCTATCTCCCGATTGGCTGGAGCGTCGATCAGTGGATCGAGCGGCGCGAGCGGGATCCCAAGGCGGTGGCGGACGCGGCGGCGGCTTCGATGGCGGTGCATGTCGAGGCCATGCTCGCCTTCCAGAAGATGGGCGTGCCGACCTTCGATTACGGCAACAACATCCGCCAGGTCGCCAAGGACGAGGGCGTCGCCAATGCCTTTGATTTCCCCGGCTTCGTCCCCGCTTACGTCCGCCCGCTCTTTTGCCGCGGCGTCGGCCCGTTCCGCTGGGCGGCGCTGTCGGGCGACCCGGAGGACATCTACAAGACCGACGCGAAGGTGAAGGAGTTGATCCCCGACGATCCGCATCTCCACCGCTGGCTCGACATGGCACGCCAACGGATCGCCTTCCAGGGCCTCCCCGCGCGCATCTGCTGGGTGGGGCTAGGCCAGCGCCACCGGCTCGGCCTGGCGTTCAACGAGATGGTGGCGAAGGGCGAATTGAAGGCGCCGGTCGTCATCGGCCGCGACCATCTCGACAGCGGATCGGTCGCGAGCCCCAATCGCGAGACCGAGGCGATGGCCGACGGATCGGACGCGGTCAGCGACTGGCCGCTCCTCAACGCGCTGCTCAACACCGCATCGGGCGCGACCTGGGTGTCGCTGCATCACGGCGGCGGGGTGGGCATGGGCTATTCCCAGCATAGCGGCATGGTGATCGTGGCCGACGGCACCGAAGACGCCGCGCGGCGGCTGGAACGTGTATTGTGGAACGACCCGGGCACCGGCGTCATGCGACACGCCGACGCCGGCTATGACATCGCGATCGATTGCGCCAAGGAGCAGGGCCTCGACCTGCCGATGGTGGGGCGGTGA
- the hutH gene encoding histidine ammonia-lyase → MTITLRPGRVSLADLRAIWDGAGFALSDDAFTAIDASAAAVGEIVRSGRTVYGINTGFGLLAQTRIPGDRLAELQRNLILSHACGLGDPIAPRIVRLIIALKIIGLGRGHSGVRRLVVDRLLAFAEADALPVIPAQGSVGASGDLAPLAHLSAAMMGVGDVLLNGERMSAVDALKALGLDPLVLGPKEGLALINGTQVSTAIALDALFTGERVLASAVVASALSTDALKGTDVAFDPRIHDTRGQPGQIAVAAAIRGLLDGSEIRKSHADCPRVQDPYSFRCNPQVTGAALDLLRNAARTLEIEANAVTDNPVLFETDGLSGGNFHAQPVAFAADTIAMALCEVGSISERRTAVLVDPKMSGLPAFLVEDSGVNSGFMIAQVATAALVSENRTLAFPASVDSIPTSAGQEDHVSMATHAARKAGVIARNAAGVIGIELLAAAQGVHFHAPLKTSAKLGAMMALIRGAVPPLDSDRYLHPDLAWAQQAVLDGTIGAETLPVLFG, encoded by the coding sequence GTGACAATCACCCTTCGCCCTGGCCGCGTGTCACTGGCCGACCTCCGCGCGATCTGGGACGGCGCGGGATTCGCCCTTTCTGACGATGCCTTCACGGCGATCGACGCCTCAGCGGCGGCGGTAGGCGAGATCGTCCGATCGGGCCGCACCGTTTACGGCATCAACACAGGCTTCGGCCTTCTCGCGCAGACGCGTATCCCCGGCGACCGGCTTGCCGAGCTGCAGCGCAATTTGATCCTCAGCCACGCCTGCGGACTCGGCGATCCGATCGCGCCACGCATCGTGCGGCTCATCATCGCGCTCAAGATTATCGGTCTCGGCCGCGGCCATTCGGGCGTGCGGCGGTTGGTTGTCGATCGCCTCTTGGCATTTGCGGAAGCCGACGCCTTGCCGGTCATTCCTGCACAGGGATCGGTCGGCGCATCGGGCGACCTCGCGCCGCTCGCGCATCTCAGCGCGGCGATGATGGGTGTCGGCGACGTCCTGCTCAACGGCGAACGGATGTCGGCGGTCGATGCGCTAAAGGCGCTCGGTCTCGACCCGCTGGTACTCGGTCCGAAGGAGGGCCTGGCGCTGATCAACGGCACGCAAGTGTCGACCGCCATCGCGCTCGACGCTTTGTTCACCGGCGAGCGGGTGCTGGCAAGCGCGGTCGTCGCGAGCGCGCTTTCGACCGACGCGTTGAAAGGCACCGACGTCGCCTTCGATCCGCGCATCCACGACACGCGCGGCCAGCCGGGGCAGATCGCCGTCGCGGCCGCGATCCGCGGCCTGCTCGACGGTAGCGAAATCCGCAAATCGCATGCCGATTGCCCGCGGGTGCAGGATCCCTACAGCTTCCGCTGCAACCCGCAGGTGACCGGCGCAGCGCTCGATCTGCTGCGCAACGCGGCGCGCACGCTCGAGATCGAAGCCAATGCCGTCACCGATAATCCCGTGCTGTTCGAGACCGACGGGCTGTCGGGCGGCAACTTCCACGCGCAACCGGTCGCCTTCGCCGCCGACACGATCGCGATGGCGCTGTGCGAGGTCGGCTCGATCAGCGAACGCCGGACTGCAGTGCTGGTCGACCCGAAGATGAGCGGCCTGCCCGCCTTCCTCGTCGAGGACAGCGGCGTCAATTCGGGTTTCATGATCGCGCAGGTCGCGACGGCGGCCTTGGTCTCGGAGAACCGTACGCTCGCCTTTCCCGCCAGCGTCGATTCGATTCCCACGTCGGCGGGGCAGGAAGACCATGTTTCGATGGCCACCCATGCCGCGCGCAAGGCCGGCGTGATCGCGCGCAACGCCGCGGGCGTGATCGGGATCGAGCTGCTTGCCGCCGCGCAGGGCGTACATTTCCACGCCCCGCTCAAGACATCCGCCAAGCTCGGCGCTATGATGGCGTTGATCCGCGGCGCCGTACCGCCGCTGGACAGCGACCGCTACCTGCATCCGGATCTCGCTTGGGCACAGCAGGCGGTGCTGGACGGCACGATCGGCGCGGAGACGCTGCCCGTCCTGTTCGGCTGA
- a CDS encoding M10 family metallopeptidase, whose product MSKDLDDGYHGDLPTDDWNTADYVPSGGAVMSEGSVDGLVGSYIRGKPVLSAPDIAHFLNRGNLASNYTALDPSNPLKNYVPGTGAAWAGHKGGVNAGYAPALTAGYTGGPLETISFGFYNTRADIDPYYNNVAGSTAGTRRLTGFSAFSEEQREAARQAIGTWDELIAVKFVEKAPAQADINFMNTTTGPAQASAYLPYNYSPAAAARLAGDVAVNPAQASNQQFDEGEYGLTTLIHELGHSLGLEHPGRYNFGPGFSVTYQNGAEFYQDSNQYSIMSYWRANETGANHVDWTQTVLRYNSTPGVHDVLAIQRIYGADMETRSGDTVYGFNSNTGLDTFDFEKTPLPVITIWDAGGNDTIDVSGFDTPSLIDLNPGAFSSAGGTYLDEIPSFEETNAARVAAGLAPRTRESYDAFVASFGPAWNHNLMSDNIAIAYNAIIENAVGGSGDDILVANGAANRLDGGAGNDLVSYQTATSGVSVNLATGLVSGGAAGDVLISIEGVTGSRHNDVLTGSDGNNVLNGLAGNDIIYGRNGDDTIDGGEGNDQLFGDGGNDTIRGGEGNDTIMGGAGDDILFGDAGNDTLYGDAGNDVLDGGAGDDKLYGGAGADTFRFSDLGGYDTIVDFRRGQGDKIDLTGIDANASAEGHQDFTWVGTSAFSGNAGEVRIFTDRGSTIIAGDVNGDGVADFQINVGATAIRADDLILTVNVAA is encoded by the coding sequence CTCGATCCGAGCAACCCGCTGAAGAACTATGTCCCGGGCACCGGCGCGGCGTGGGCCGGCCACAAGGGCGGCGTCAATGCTGGCTACGCACCGGCGCTGACGGCCGGCTACACCGGCGGTCCGCTGGAGACGATCTCGTTCGGCTTCTACAATACGCGCGCCGACATCGATCCCTATTACAACAACGTCGCTGGCAGCACGGCGGGTACCCGTCGCCTCACCGGCTTCTCGGCGTTTAGCGAAGAGCAGCGCGAAGCGGCCCGTCAGGCAATCGGCACGTGGGACGAGCTGATCGCGGTCAAGTTCGTCGAGAAGGCGCCGGCGCAGGCCGACATCAACTTCATGAACACCACCACCGGTCCGGCGCAGGCTTCCGCCTATCTGCCGTACAACTACTCGCCGGCGGCTGCCGCGCGTCTCGCGGGCGACGTTGCCGTCAACCCTGCGCAGGCCTCGAACCAGCAGTTCGACGAGGGCGAATATGGCCTGACCACGCTCATCCACGAGCTTGGCCACTCGCTCGGTCTCGAGCATCCCGGCCGCTACAACTTCGGCCCCGGCTTCTCGGTGACTTACCAGAACGGCGCTGAATTCTATCAGGACTCGAACCAGTATTCGATCATGTCCTACTGGCGCGCCAACGAAACGGGTGCGAACCACGTCGATTGGACGCAGACCGTTCTGCGCTACAACTCTACTCCGGGTGTGCATGACGTTCTCGCTATCCAGCGCATCTACGGCGCCGACATGGAGACGCGCTCGGGCGATACGGTGTATGGCTTCAACTCCAACACCGGTCTCGACACGTTCGATTTCGAGAAGACCCCGCTGCCCGTCATCACCATCTGGGATGCCGGCGGCAACGACACGATCGACGTCTCGGGCTTCGATACGCCGTCGCTGATCGATCTCAATCCGGGTGCTTTCAGCAGCGCAGGCGGCACGTATCTGGACGAAATTCCGTCGTTCGAAGAGACCAATGCTGCTCGTGTCGCGGCGGGTCTCGCGCCGCGCACGCGTGAATCCTATGATGCGTTCGTCGCGTCCTTCGGGCCGGCCTGGAACCACAACCTGATGTCGGACAACATCGCGATCGCCTACAATGCGATCATCGAGAACGCCGTGGGCGGCTCGGGCGATGACATTCTGGTCGCCAACGGTGCGGCCAACCGCCTCGACGGCGGTGCCGGCAACGATCTGGTCAGCTACCAGACCGCGACTTCGGGCGTCAGCGTCAATCTCGCCACCGGCCTCGTGTCGGGCGGTGCGGCTGGCGACGTTCTGATCTCGATCGAAGGCGTCACCGGCAGCCGTCACAACGACGTGCTGACCGGCAGCGACGGCAACAACGTCCTGAACGGTCTTGCCGGCAATGACATCATCTACGGTCGCAACGGTGACGACACGATCGACGGCGGCGAAGGCAATGACCAGCTGTTCGGCGACGGCGGCAACGACACGATCCGTGGCGGTGAAGGCAACGACACCATCATGGGCGGCGCCGGCGACGACATCCTGTTCGGCGATGCCGGCAACGACACGCTCTATGGTGATGCCGGCAACGACGTGCTCGACGGCGGTGCGGGCGACGACAAGCTGTACGGCGGTGCGGGTGCGGACACGTTCCGCTTCTCGGATCTCGGCGGCTACGACACGATCGTCGACTTCCGCCGCGGCCAGGGCGACAAGATCGACCTGACCGGGATCGACGCCAACGCGAGCGCCGAGGGCCACCAGGACTTCACCTGGGTCGGCACCAGCGCGTTCTCGGGCAACGCCGGTGAAGTGCGCATCTTCACCGACCGCGGCTCGACGATCATCGCCGGTGACGTCAACGGCGACGGTGTCGCCGACTTCCAGATCAACGTCGGCGCCACGGCCATCCGTGCCGACGACCTGATCCTGACGGTCAACGTCGCCGCCTGA